One genomic segment of Mesoterricola silvestris includes these proteins:
- a CDS encoding response regulator transcription factor yields the protein MRVLIIDDEAKFARVLEQGLKEHGITAEVAFDGLSGLEKALARTFDAILLDVMLPGMNGFEVLKAIRAAGCPAPVLMLTARGTVDDRVRGLNLGADDYLPKPFVFKELLARLQAITRRPQVEPQTLLRAGDLEMDPQKREVKRGGQLIDLSTKEYALLELLLQRKGTVVTLATVMDRVWNSDYRATEDSNVVAVYITYLRKKIDKPFGSNLIQTVRGTGYLLREEA from the coding sequence ATGCGGGTCCTCATCATCGACGATGAAGCCAAGTTCGCGCGGGTACTGGAACAAGGGCTCAAGGAGCATGGGATCACAGCCGAGGTGGCTTTCGACGGGCTGTCGGGACTGGAGAAGGCTCTCGCCAGGACCTTTGATGCCATCCTGCTGGACGTGATGCTGCCGGGCATGAACGGGTTCGAAGTGCTGAAAGCGATCCGGGCCGCCGGTTGTCCGGCCCCAGTCCTCATGCTGACCGCGCGTGGAACCGTGGACGACCGCGTCCGAGGTTTGAACCTGGGAGCAGATGACTACCTGCCCAAGCCCTTCGTCTTCAAGGAGCTTCTGGCCCGCCTCCAGGCCATCACCCGGCGCCCCCAGGTGGAGCCCCAGACCCTTCTCCGGGCCGGGGACCTGGAGATGGATCCCCAGAAGCGCGAAGTCAAGCGGGGCGGTCAGCTCATCGACCTCTCAACCAAGGAATACGCGCTCCTGGAGCTGCTCCTCCAACGGAAAGGCACGGTCGTCACCCTGGCTACGGTCATGGACCGTGTTTGGAATTCCGACTACCGCGCCACTGAGGACAGCAACGTTGTGGCCGTCTACATCACCTACCTGCGGAAGAAGATTGACAAGCCCTTTGGCTCGAATCTGATCCAAACCGTGCGAGGCACGGGTTACCTTTTGCGCGAGGAGGCGTGA
- a CDS encoding sensor histidine kinase, whose amino-acid sequence MRLIRTLRLRLTVWYGLILTLVLAVFGSLVYQATRHRMLQHHDEPLREMAAAVVHILNEHEDCHDLTPDQLRTLDQLGHLVLVHEVEGGREVFYQSPEMRANVLAPAVGALGWEAVPTARLVTIRQQGAPWRVLSIPYRSRSGRPGIVRLMENLGDIELTLTNLRLTLLLMTPAGLLLSLAGGYWIAGRALAPVDRIARQALAIEASQLHQRLPHPGVDDEIGRLVDTLNRMIERLEQSFQAMKQFTADASHELRSPLSTLRNTIEVLLDQPRTVEEHRKGLESLGEEVDRLHRIVEDLLLLARADTGRLSMCRETVELGKLTSAIAETFEPRALEAGIVMNVRTLGDARVLGDERWLTQLVINLLDNALKFTPGGGAIDLDVETGEGWVRLTVSDTGPGIPECDLVRVFERFYQSDPSRSREHQSGAGLGLAIAAWITQNHGGTIRAANCPGGGARLEVRLPLQDRA is encoded by the coding sequence ATGCGCCTGATCCGGACTCTCCGCCTACGCCTCACCGTCTGGTACGGGCTCATCCTGACGCTGGTCCTGGCCGTCTTCGGCTCCCTCGTGTACCAGGCGACGCGCCATCGCATGCTCCAGCACCACGACGAGCCCCTGCGCGAGATGGCGGCGGCCGTCGTGCACATCCTCAACGAGCACGAGGACTGTCACGATCTTACCCCTGACCAGCTCAGGACACTCGACCAGCTCGGCCACTTGGTGCTCGTCCACGAGGTGGAAGGGGGACGCGAAGTCTTCTACCAATCCCCGGAGATGCGGGCCAACGTCTTGGCTCCCGCCGTGGGAGCCTTGGGCTGGGAGGCCGTGCCCACCGCCCGCCTCGTGACAATCCGGCAGCAGGGCGCACCCTGGCGCGTGTTGTCGATCCCCTACCGCTCAAGGTCGGGGCGGCCCGGCATCGTCCGGCTCATGGAAAATCTCGGAGACATCGAGCTGACCTTGACGAATCTCCGGCTGACCCTGCTTCTCATGACGCCTGCGGGGCTTCTTCTTTCCCTGGCTGGGGGTTACTGGATCGCCGGGAGGGCGCTGGCTCCGGTGGACAGGATCGCCCGCCAAGCCCTTGCGATCGAGGCCAGCCAGCTCCATCAGCGCCTGCCTCATCCCGGGGTGGACGACGAGATCGGCCGTCTGGTGGATACCCTCAACCGCATGATCGAAAGGCTCGAGCAGTCCTTCCAGGCCATGAAGCAGTTCACCGCCGACGCCTCTCATGAACTGCGCAGCCCGTTGTCCACCCTCCGGAACACCATCGAGGTGCTGCTGGACCAACCCCGCACGGTGGAAGAACACCGGAAGGGCCTGGAAAGCCTGGGCGAAGAGGTGGACCGCCTGCACCGGATCGTGGAAGATCTCCTGCTCCTCGCCAGGGCCGACACGGGGCGCCTTTCCATGTGCCGGGAGACGGTGGAACTGGGAAAGCTGACCTCCGCCATCGCCGAGACCTTCGAGCCCCGCGCCCTTGAGGCGGGAATCGTCATGAATGTGCGGACCCTGGGGGATGCGAGAGTGCTGGGCGACGAGCGCTGGCTCACCCAACTTGTCATCAATCTGCTGGACAATGCCCTGAAATTCACCCCTGGAGGGGGCGCCATCGACCTTGACGTCGAAACCGGGGAGGGATGGGTTCGCCTGACGGTGAGCGACACGGGGCCCGGCATTCCGGAATGCGACCTGGTGCGGGTCTTTGAGCGGTTCTACCAGTCGGATCCCTCCCGATCCCGGGAACATCAATCGGGCGCGGGCCTGGGATTGGCCATTGCAGCCTGGATCACCCAGAACCACGGGGGAACAATCCGGGCGGCGAACTGCCCTGGGGGAGGCGCACGCCTGGAGGTCAGGCTTCCGCTGCAGGACCGGGCCTGA
- a CDS encoding tetratricopeptide repeat protein: protein MNRDITIALLTGVIAGFVAGFLLANNRTTQPVAQVQSPLPPGPAAPSAAGSVDAYQRIQGVLASLALDPKNAKAWISLGNDYFDTHQPQKAVEAYDKALELEPKGAHVADVLTDQGIMYRELKAFDKAMANFKKANKANPGHVQSVFNLGIVCYQDLKDLPTARQAFTRVIEMAPASTQAEQATSLLAAMAGGKS, encoded by the coding sequence GTGAATCGCGACATCACCATTGCTCTTCTTACGGGCGTCATCGCCGGCTTTGTCGCCGGCTTTCTCCTGGCCAACAATAGGACCACCCAGCCGGTGGCGCAGGTCCAGAGCCCGCTTCCTCCAGGGCCGGCAGCGCCGTCGGCGGCCGGCTCCGTCGATGCCTACCAGCGCATCCAGGGCGTGTTGGCCAGCCTCGCCCTGGATCCGAAAAATGCCAAAGCCTGGATCTCCCTGGGCAACGATTATTTCGATACCCACCAGCCTCAGAAGGCCGTGGAGGCCTACGACAAGGCCCTCGAACTGGAGCCCAAAGGCGCGCACGTCGCTGACGTGCTCACGGACCAGGGGATCATGTACCGGGAGCTGAAGGCGTTCGACAAGGCCATGGCCAACTTCAAGAAGGCCAACAAGGCGAACCCCGGGCACGTCCAGAGCGTGTTCAACCTGGGGATCGTCTGCTATCAGGACCTCAAGGATCTGCCTACTGCCCGTCAGGCCTTCACGCGCGTCATCGAGATGGCCCCTGCCTCGACCCAGGCGGAACAGGCTACGTCGCTCCTGGCAGCGATGGCCGGAGGGAAATCTTGA
- a CDS encoding Tn3 family transposase yields the protein MKRAWSEDDLAEMWFLWPPERTLLKNKTGATRLGFALLLKFFQLEGRFPSDAEEIPPMVVGFVAGQVEVDPAAFGHYPWEGATIKRHRAEIREWCGFREFTLADHEALKGWLVQEVIPQEHRPDRLTEAMNQWCRGLRIEPPAEEHGQRILNSALQGHETAFTQGSFGKLGRKALDRLDGLLKTQPSEDEPEWTPWQALKADPGKAGVESVKATASRLREVKAVGLPLGLFKDLPPKLIERYAMRAAVEEPHELRRHGGPLRATLLAAYLHRRGEELTDHLVDLLIETIQKMTKRAQKKVEEELAGQLQKVPGKVGVLVRMAEASLDSPEGAVKEVIYPVAPEKLLRSILQEIRTSGPAYQGTVRLVLKRSYGAHYRRMLPELLEALTFRCTNPRHQPVMEALTLLKTHLKTKGAAYPEGVEVPLDGVVRPAWMPHVVEAEGDPPKINRIAYEVCVLRALRERLRCREIWVEGSRRYRDPEEDLPQDFETKRPDYYAELGIPLDAKAFTDTIRSELAGALKALDEGMPANPKVRILPKKDGWISVTPFEALPDPENLGGLKREVGQRWPSTSLLDVLKEADFRTGFTQSFRSPTPRERMDPSTLRRRLLLCLYGLGTNTGLKSMAAEPEDDYKGLLYVRRRYLSIEGLRQAIAQVVNATLAARLPHIWGEGTTACASDSKQFGAWDQNLLTEWHHRYGGRGVMVYWHVEKKSVCIYSQFKRVSSSEASAMIEGVLRHCTEMEVERQFVDSHGQSEVAFAFCRLLGFELMPRIKAIHSQRLYRPEAGQGYPNLDLVMASRSINWELIEQQLDAMVKHAVAMKRGMADAESLLRRFTRANAPHPAYKALAELGKAIKTIFLCRYLASEDLRREVNEGLNVVESWNAANGFIFYGRGGELSTNRREDQEMGLLSLHLLQSSLVYINTLMIQRVLADDGWSERLTPRDLGALSPLLTQHINPYGRFELDLEARLELEA from the coding sequence ATGAAACGGGCGTGGTCTGAAGACGACCTGGCGGAGATGTGGTTCCTGTGGCCGCCCGAGCGGACGCTTCTGAAGAACAAGACAGGGGCCACCCGCCTTGGATTCGCCCTTCTCCTGAAGTTCTTTCAGTTGGAGGGCCGCTTCCCGAGCGATGCCGAGGAAATCCCGCCGATGGTCGTGGGTTTTGTGGCTGGCCAGGTTGAGGTAGATCCGGCGGCCTTCGGTCACTACCCATGGGAGGGAGCCACGATTAAGCGTCACCGGGCCGAAATCCGCGAATGGTGTGGGTTCCGTGAGTTCACCCTCGCGGATCATGAGGCCCTGAAGGGCTGGCTCGTTCAGGAGGTCATCCCCCAGGAACATCGCCCTGACCGTTTGACAGAAGCCATGAACCAGTGGTGCCGGGGGCTCCGGATCGAACCTCCAGCGGAGGAGCACGGCCAGCGCATCCTGAATTCCGCCCTCCAGGGGCACGAGACAGCATTCACCCAGGGCAGCTTCGGGAAACTGGGCCGGAAGGCCCTGGACCGCCTGGACGGCCTCCTGAAGACCCAACCCTCCGAGGATGAACCCGAGTGGACACCTTGGCAGGCCCTCAAGGCCGATCCGGGGAAAGCGGGCGTGGAGAGTGTGAAGGCGACCGCCTCCCGCCTGCGCGAGGTGAAGGCGGTGGGTCTCCCACTGGGTCTCTTCAAGGATCTGCCGCCCAAGCTCATCGAGCGGTACGCGATGCGTGCCGCCGTGGAAGAACCGCACGAGCTGCGCCGCCACGGCGGCCCCCTGCGGGCCACGCTGCTGGCCGCTTACCTCCATCGCCGGGGCGAGGAGCTGACCGACCACCTGGTGGATCTGCTCATCGAGACCATCCAGAAGATGACCAAGCGGGCGCAGAAGAAGGTGGAGGAGGAGCTGGCGGGCCAGCTTCAGAAGGTGCCCGGAAAGGTCGGGGTGCTGGTCCGCATGGCGGAGGCCTCCCTGGATTCCCCAGAGGGAGCCGTGAAGGAGGTCATCTACCCCGTGGCTCCCGAGAAACTTCTACGGTCGATCCTTCAGGAAATCCGCACCTCCGGCCCGGCCTACCAGGGCACGGTGCGCCTGGTCCTCAAGCGGTCCTACGGCGCCCACTACCGGAGAATGCTCCCCGAGCTGCTGGAGGCCCTTACCTTCCGTTGCACGAACCCGCGTCACCAGCCCGTGATGGAGGCCCTGACCTTGCTGAAGACTCACCTGAAGACCAAGGGAGCGGCCTATCCCGAGGGCGTGGAGGTGCCCCTGGATGGCGTGGTGCGCCCGGCCTGGATGCCCCACGTCGTGGAGGCGGAGGGCGATCCCCCAAAGATCAACCGGATCGCCTACGAGGTCTGCGTGCTGCGGGCGCTCCGGGAGCGCCTCCGCTGCCGCGAAATCTGGGTGGAGGGGAGCCGCCGATACCGGGATCCGGAGGAGGACCTGCCCCAGGACTTCGAGACGAAGCGGCCCGACTACTACGCGGAGCTGGGCATTCCCCTCGACGCGAAGGCCTTCACGGACACGATCCGTTCGGAGTTGGCTGGGGCTCTGAAGGCCCTGGACGAAGGGATGCCCGCCAACCCCAAGGTGAGGATCCTGCCCAAGAAGGACGGCTGGATCTCCGTCACCCCCTTCGAGGCACTTCCGGATCCCGAGAACCTGGGCGGACTGAAGCGGGAGGTGGGGCAGCGGTGGCCGTCCACCAGCCTCCTGGACGTGCTCAAGGAAGCCGATTTCCGGACGGGATTCACGCAGTCCTTCCGGAGCCCCACGCCTCGGGAGCGCATGGATCCCTCAACCCTCCGGCGCCGCCTCCTGCTCTGCCTCTACGGGCTGGGCACCAACACGGGCCTGAAAAGCATGGCCGCCGAACCGGAGGACGATTACAAGGGTCTCTTGTACGTGCGCCGCCGCTACCTCTCCATCGAGGGCTTGCGGCAGGCCATCGCCCAGGTCGTGAACGCCACGCTGGCCGCGCGGTTGCCGCACATCTGGGGCGAAGGGACGACGGCGTGCGCCTCGGATTCCAAGCAGTTCGGCGCCTGGGACCAGAACCTGCTCACCGAATGGCACCATCGCTACGGCGGGCGCGGCGTGATGGTCTACTGGCACGTCGAGAAGAAGTCCGTCTGCATCTACTCCCAGTTCAAGCGCGTCTCATCCTCCGAGGCCTCCGCCATGATCGAGGGCGTCCTGCGCCACTGCACGGAGATGGAGGTGGAACGCCAGTTTGTGGATAGCCACGGGCAGAGCGAAGTGGCCTTCGCCTTCTGCCGCCTGCTCGGGTTCGAGCTGATGCCGCGCATCAAGGCCATCCATAGTCAGCGGCTCTACCGCCCTGAGGCGGGCCAGGGTTACCCGAACCTCGACCTGGTGATGGCCTCACGAAGCATCAACTGGGAGCTAATTGAGCAGCAGCTCGACGCCATGGTGAAGCACGCCGTGGCTATGAAACGCGGCATGGCCGACGCGGAAAGCCTACTCCGTCGCTTCACGCGGGCCAACGCGCCCCATCCCGCCTACAAGGCCTTGGCGGAGCTGGGCAAGGCCATCAAGACGATCTTCCTCTGCCGCTACTTGGCCTCCGAGGATCTGCGGCGGGAAGTGAACGAGGGCCTGAACGTGGTGGAGAGCTGGAATGCGGCCAACGGTTTCATCTTCTACGGACGGGGCGGCGAACTCTCGACGAACCGGAGGGAGGACCAGGAGATGGGCCTGCTCAGCCTTCATCTGCTCCAATCCAGCCTCGTCTACATCAATACGCTGATGATCCAGCGCGTGCTCGCGGATGATGGTTGGTCCGAGCGCCTAACCCCCAGGGATCTCGGGGCTTTGAGCCCCCTCCTGACCCAGCACATCAACCCCTACGGGCGGTTCGAGCTGGATCTGGAAGCCCGGTTGGAACTGGAGGCCTGA